The genomic window AATTCACCAAGTTTTATAAAACAATACAAGTATATATATGCAACTAAAAAAAATACTAAAAGGTccatggcaacgcacgggcgttctactagtgtAACTAAAAATTTCAGTAGTGGAATTGACCATTCTTGCGGCAATGGCCAATCTGCTAAACTTGATGTAAGTAGATCTGCATAATGACGTTGTATTTGGAACTATGCTAACAAGTGATACTCATCACTGAAACTGTGAAACATGATATTTGCTTCATTGTTTCTTATATAACTTGACAAATCTCCAAGAAGCTTGTGCGGCTGAAATTGCTGCACATGGATGGTATAAATCTGCTGCCCACAAATCCATTGCTTTTGGTCACTGGTTGTCACCCCTCACTCACCACTCACCAGCAGACCGACAGGTGAAACCAAAGATAAGGTCCGGGACAGAGATGGCATGGCCACTGCTCCGGCAGCTCCtgctcatcgccgccgccaccaccgcggcTGCGTCGGCCTCAGCGACGACGCCTGACCGGCCGGCGCCGTGGCCGGAGCAGTTCCACGCGGTGCTGTTCACGAACCTGACCAACGTCTCGATTGCTTCAACGGGCCCGCCGCTCCGCCTGCACGACCTGTACTACGATTGGCCGCGGCGGCGCAACCTGAACCTTATCCGGCACCAGCTGTCCGGGGACCCGCTGTACGACGTGGAGTGGAACAACGGCACCACCTTCTACTTCGACTCGGCCACCTGCCGCACGCAGCAGGTCCCCGTCGGCGTGCTCCCCCCCGGGTGGCTCGCCGACGGAGGCGCCGTCTACCTCGGACGCGAGACCACCGGCGGGATCGACTGCCACGTCTGGGGCAAGGCTGATTTCATCGTCTACTACGAGGACGCGCTCACGGGCCGCCCCGTCCACTGGAACTTCCTTGACGGTATGCACATCCCATTGCCACTACTGTTAGTTTATCAGCTCCAAAAAATCCATGTACGTACGTGATGTCTGAAACTTTATGGAGGTCTGCATGCATGTTTGCAGTGACGGGGTTACAGCAGTTCGTGATGAGCTTCGAGGTGGGCGTGGTGCTGGAAGATGACGACCAGTGGCAGGCGCCCGCGCACTGCTTCCTGGATGAAACTGCTAACCGGACCAACGAGGATGACGACCATCTGGATGAATGGCAGGCGGCCAGGCTATTCAGGAAGTTTGCTGGAGCTGCTGCCGCGTACTGAACATGTCTGAATCTGAATATAAATATATGGTGCGTGTTTGGCTGGCGAGCCACTCCTACATTACACGGGTGAACTATGTAATCTCGGGTTAGACCGCTCGTGCTTGTGTTATCTTGTCTCTTGTCTGTTAGTCATGTGTGTATATTTTGTAATGTAGAGCCCGGGGTACTCCCCTTTTCAAAAGTAATGAGATGTGTGCTTGCGTAAGTACTGCAACTATTAAATGTGTGACTTAGCTTACTTAAAGATAACCAATGATTAATTTTTTCTTAGACTATGCTATTACAAAACCATCACTGGAAATGTCACATCCCAGTCTATGGTAGGAACCAAACCTTTTGAAATATTATTGGGCATAAGGCTATCCATAATAAGTCCCAAGTAATATACAAAGCCCTATTAGTTTTTTCCCaaaatatttgagttggatttattttGTAGTCAATCCAAATCAAAGGGAATTATTCAAAAATGGTCATGTATTTTATTGGCAGGGAATATTATTTCCATAAGTCCAAATGACATGTTGAACTTCTGCCCACTTTCTAAAATGAATTTGAAACatatttggttttgaaaccaaattcaaatttaaaaagaAAATATAAGTGCATACATTATATGTCCAAAATGCCAAACAAAAAAATTGAACATTCACAAATATTCCATTTGGAATTAGAAAATGTTCTCTAtttgtaaaaaaaatcaaattcaaactCTATTTGAATTTACAAAAAAGacggaaaaagaaaaaagaagaaaaatggaaacagaaaagaaaaaaggcCCATCTGGGCCAGCCAGCCTCACGCGCGCCCATCTCTCTCCCccgagccactgacatgtggggcccgcatgtcaagtCTGTCCCCCACCTCTCTCTCGCAACTGCCCACATCGCGCACGACCCCAAGCACGACTGCGCCCAGGTTGCGCACATTCACGTGCTCTCCGGCCACCGCACCTATAAATAGCCCTCGACCTCCTCATCATTTTGCCCCATTCGATTTGACCAGAGCATCGCCAGGCTGCATTCATATGGCACTAACTTGGCACTCATCTACTTTTTTCAGGCCACACCATCACAACCATCAAGACAGCGGCGCATGTCATGGCTGCACTGAATCTCCTTATTACCATAGTCACAGTCTGACTTACTGGGCTTACCGCTGTGATGGTGGAAACTACACTGCGCCCAGCAAGTACTAGCAAAACCTTGAAGAGCTGTCCGCCACGCTGCCTGAGGCAGCCACCTCCTTCCCCTCTTTGTTCTACAAGTAGATGGTTGGTTCTAGCCAGGACAGAACATATGCTCTAGAAAGATGTCATGGTGACACAAAGGCTTATGACAGCAAGAGATGTCTCACTCAGGCCTTCCAGGATGCCCGGGTTGTGTGCACATTTAGGAAGAGTGAATCTATCTACTATGATGTGTGCAATCTTGGGTTTGCTGAAAGTAACATCATAATTCATTACAGAGATTTTCACCCAGTGCAAAGCATTCGACAAGGCTGCTAGTGAACTGCTTGCTGATGTGACGTATACTTCGGGAATTTGTGTTGGGCTGGGGGGCAATAGCCCCCTCAGCTATATACGGTTATCGGTATCGATTCTTCAAGGCTTTGAACGGTGAGTTAAGTATGAGATGCGGAATTGATTGTTTACATCATATTGTTCCTTGGGTTACATGTCAACTACATGCAGGACGACATATTTTGACTGTGTTAGGCATAGTGGTAGGTGTAGTGATACTGACAATCATCTTATTGCTACTTTAGTGGTGGTTTCTGGTACAATTTTCTTCCCGATTCTTAATAATCCAACAAGTGATGTGTTGTGTCTCACCCTGGACACCCTGTGCCATTTATTCCCCTTGCTCATTTTTGTACATGTACAATATTAATATCACACACTCGCCCTCAAGATATAATCATAccgattgtcgtggaattgtcacggcagatgtcctagtgaaaggacttagtcgtggagccatcacaactaggaagcttaaaggggttaatcaggataaaggacacgaggtttatactggttcgacccttacggtgaaggtaaaagcctacgatccagttttgagtgggattgcttatgtctcgataaccaggaaacgaatcgcttgacctagctctcgagttgatgttacttgtcctaaaccgccgtcgggtcgtccctttatatatagaggtcgacgccctgcggctcacagagtcccggccggctcataaacagtgtccggctcagtctcttaactattcttgccttacaatacaagtcatgcatacatggtggtttatcactacgggccttaagtcgcctctgggccttgggcccttaactaaaccgCCATCTATATCCCGGGTCTTGGACttcaagaatatttgcaagtataacccgacccctcctgagcggttcataccaatagttatatccccaacattaggccccagattgatttgaactagttcatgtcaatcttcgacaCTTAAGGAAAAATCTTCTGCCCTTATgaaatttttgtaacccgccatgacgtcatcctttgaatttgtggtaacccgccatgacgtcacctatcATAAAAGCATGTTTTATCCAATGCATCCCAACGgatctttgtcttgatgaccatctcgaaaatcgaggcgtccttgtagttggataactcatattttcggcctcctcgtttttcgtgcTCTTTTAGtggcccttccttataaatagacccgactaggtcttcctcattcttccctttccgcatcttcttcctctcgcccccgtCTGTcactggagctccgccgccgccgtaggaggGCATCTCGTCTCCGTCGAcctaggccgctgcatcgacctgaacttgACCAGAAAACAGCGGCGCCCCTCTGCAGTAGATACATCGCAATAAGTTTTTCCCTTTCCGCACCATAGATCCATGCTAGGGTTAGCGAGTTCATCTGTACAGTTCCTTGTTCATTCCAGTTCTTCGCATTTGCTTCTGTCGTGGTTTCTTTGATCCAACAGTAGCGTAGATCTTGTGCGGTAGGTGCTCTGCATCCATTTTAGGCGCTAGCAGATCTTCTTTCTTTGTAAAGAATCCTCAGTAGAACGCATGAACTTCTCTATActatgtttttaggtctagaaatttttcttttgtgAACgtctgtttgatccaaaataatagccgTAGTTTGCGAAATCTGTTTATTCAACACTTAGGAAAAAAAATCTGCACTTGTTAGATTCATCTAGCCATGGCGACTCTGATCACCGGTTTAAAAGAGGCAATGCTCAATTGATAACTTGAACTACCCTTGGCGGTTTAAATAGTCTTGACGGCTTATAGAGcctatggcggcttaaataaccttgacataattatccttataccattaggccccttcgtaagccgccatcttgacTATGCGTTGTAATATTTTCCTGcctggcttaaatttgaaccggtacTTTTTTCTTTGTCTTAGGATTTTCAATCATAATGGCACCAAAGGCACCCACCTCCTGCAACTTGGTTAAATCCAATGTCACAGACAGTACTCTTGACGattttgtgaagaccggctatctgccgaagaaAGAAGTCATGAGTTATCGTGATCCTAACCTGGAGGAGGAATTTCCTAAGACCAATGAAGGAGAAGTTGTTGTTTTCatggatcacatgaaccggggtttcactccacctggctcaaagttcttcagagacgtgttgcatttctttgatcttcatccacaagacatcagacccaattccgtgtctaatatctgcaacttccaagtattcagtGAAGTATACCTCGGAGAACAACCCAACTTGCTtctctttagagagctattttacttgaaccgccagaatgagtgcgctaGCGGTCAGAGCTTAGAGCTTGGCGGTGTCTCAATCCAGCATCGTAGGGACGTGATCTTTCCTTACGCCAACCCGCCGagccacccaaaagattggaaTATGACGTGGTTTTACTACCAAGACACCTCTCCAGCTGGTGAAAACCCTCCGCCCGGCTTTTGTGCTCTTCGTCTTGGGCCCAACCATCATTTGCCGGACAAGATTACAGCCACCAAACGCAAATCACTCGCCCCCACTTTGgccaagatcaaagctcttctgggaaacaGGTTAACAggcatcgacctggtccgggtttggcttgcctggtggatcaTTCCGTTGAGCCGCCTCCCCAGCTTGATGTGCGATTATATGGGCGCAAAGGATGACCCTCTACGACACAGCCCTAATGACTTGCCTGAAGATGTCATCGACGATATGACCAAGtctcttttgaacgagagcctggcagactgtggtaAGGTGGGCTTAGCCCCCTTCTgtaaagctaacccggctccaaaggTAAGCTGCCCATATGAAATAATTACCTTGATTTTTCGATGTTTCACCCATACTCATACATATGTTAATCTTTGCAGGTAGGTGATAAATtatggaaggtcaaatatgaccattaggctgccaagaaagccaggaaggaGAAGAAAGCTACCAGAAAAGAggctgccaagaagaagggcaaaaagGCCACCGCCTCTGACCTGCTTCGGCTAGCAgactcttctgagtcggaggtagcccttgattcccttggctcattttttaaccatcttattgacactgattatcagtaGGACGACACATGAgcaagctgtcggtgtcaaaaccggcggatctcgggtagggagtcccaaactgtgcgtctaggcggatggtaactggagacaagggacacgatgtttttaccaaggttcgggccctctcgatggaggtaaaaccctactcctgcttgattaatattgatgatatgggtagtacaagagtagatctaccacgagatcagagaggctaaaccctagaagctagcctatggtatgattgttgttcgtcctacggactaaaaaccctctggtttatataggcaccaaagagggttagggttacacagagtcggttacaatggtaggagatctacatatctgtatcgccaagcttgctttccacgccaaggaaagtcccatccggacacgggacgaagtcttcaatcttgtatcttcatagtccatgagtccggccaaaggtgatagttcggctatccggacaccccctaatccaggactccctcagtagcccctgaaccaggcttcaatgacgacgagtccagcgtgcatattgtcttcggcattgcaaggcgggttcctcctccgaatacttcatagaagattttgaacacaaggatagtgtccggctctgcaagataagttccacataccaccgtagagagaataatatttacacaaattcaatctgctgacgtattccatggcgtgacatcacaccatggccaagcctttattcggatcatttttactatcccacctcagcgcgtttagcgaggcggtttccttggcacgtcttgttgaagcagagatcgtgtccccttattccgagattctcattaatacgggcgtgggtaacccagtcgtgcccgttggtacgtctcctctatcgaacgcgattcccgaacggtcacggggaaggctcttggtattcaacctctttataaagagaccaagactccattcctttctttcaatctcaatcgaatccgcccctcgcctcgagttccaacacccaaagctccagattcaggcgcttcggaccttcgatgatgtccggctccgacctgaaAGGCCGGTGGacgccttcctccattacggaagaagacgtgctaaagctaagagatgccaggtatctaaccggcgaaatttcgcataggttgcctgcccaagggcaggttattcccactcccaagcctggcgaaagcgtagtgttcgcgtctcacttccttcggggactaggcttcccgacggaccccttcgtgagggggctcatgttttactatgggttggaatttcatgactttgatccggagtccatcctccacatctcatcgttcattgtcgtatgcgaagccttcctccgcatgacccctcacttcggattgtggctcaagaccttcaaagtggagccgaagatgatcaaggggcagcaggcagagtgtagaggggctattataagcaagaatgctgatgctccgtggcccgagggctcttttcaagaggatctcggcttatggcaacaagagtggttttatatcatagctcccaggggcaccaaatgggtggcgccacctgcctttcgctcgggtcctccaccgcggctggcgtcatgggtcaataaaggacttgactgggggccgtccaaggacgtgcccttgttgcagggccgcgttcAAGATCTCCTAGAGAAAGAaatcactctggtcgtagtagcacaggtcatgctgattcgtcgcaccctgccctgcaaacatcgccccctccgcctgtgggaatttaacccagagggaccacgagctctccaacattttatgggcgcgacgcccgtggagatgtacaagcttttcttcggatcacaagcgatgtgtccggagttgaccgaggatgcaggtctgaactgcaatcgcccggatactcaagtaagtagccccgtacccGGACATGCTATCCCATATTTATCATGAATTTTCCCTcaaaagagttgtcccttgaacaggagcggatagcgaaagcaaagttaatcaggtgtccggccccctccctgagaccacaccggatcccgtgttaaccaggatgctggaggttgcgccttcggaagaaggtgaagggaggaacaaggaagctaccgcctccgcgaaggaggctgtcaggaaaggggggatcgagaatccctccctccaagggaagaagaggaccgcctttgAAGAcacggagaccatggtctcaaagcgggggaagaaatcttcgtcagagggtcctgtgCCGAGAAATGCCTCGTCCGCattatgcccccaaggggatcaggcctccatcgagccgtaagtaaaaagggagttttttaaaataaaggatatccctgccctacttctgatgaagataaccgaaattttaccttgtagttcggatctcagcccttctcagcagagctcatcttcgggggatcttcgtccggagatgatagagagtgaaacgcctccccctgccgaaccgtcttgcgaggcgggcgaccctgaggtgccgtcgcggagggtttctccgagtccggcggagccgaaaggcagtcgtatgtcccctcaaagccctctgCGCCCGGCCTTCAAAAAAGGCCATCGGAtgagtccggcaccacctggtgtacggtcggaggagctgaaggatcggctcgggcgagcgtctatctcagaagatcaccatgcgttaatgggtatggtgattgaaaggatttcatccgctgagagaaGTTCGCACGAAGCTGTCAGAAGTTTACTAACAgattttgaggtacgcaaaatgatgtaccttctgacagttccgcatataagatgcgccctgtgtagatagtagcccctgaggctcggtgtgttgtaaaaaatgacagcgcgtcgaggatcataatcccaggtataatatgtcgcccttcctatgtaggtggcgaagtgtccggtggctagccggactgatgaatttgccgaactaaagcggcaacttgacgtggcggatccgacatcgcgcttgtcaataagcggcttgacgagtcacaaggtatgtgatttctccgcggacacctggtaagggagcttgaatttctttgtcgtccgcatcccaaccttgctgaccatagtccggccagggctctcctgataaagagagagacttcagtaaattcaggatgtcgccaaagggcaagtgttgaaagatgtccgtggtggtgaactctatgatcggcgcccaatcggattcgattggcaggggcgcggaaggctcggagtccggagaggagtccggcaccttggagtcatgagcatCGCAAAGGACAGGGTTAGTGTTCGGCTAaatcgccgtagagatagcagcccccgaggcagtgtccagccacccatccttgaTCAGCGCAGTtcgctccgagctaagggtcggagcgggcactcgtgcggcctccagggcactgtgcggcggcagagctagaccatgcccatcgtgacagtgcggcacgcttggctgtggctcgaacccgtcgaagatcaagtctccgtggacgtcagccgtatagttcaaacttccaaatctgacctgatggccagggcgtagctttcaatctgctccagatggccaagcgaattggcccgcagtgcaaagccgccgaatacgaa from Triticum aestivum cultivar Chinese Spring chromosome 3B, IWGSC CS RefSeq v2.1, whole genome shotgun sequence includes these protein-coding regions:
- the LOC123064863 gene encoding uncharacterized protein At4g14100, with the protein product MAWPLLRQLLLIAAATTAAASASATTPDRPAPWPEQFHAVLFTNLTNVSIASTGPPLRLHDLYYDWPRRRNLNLIRHQLSGDPLYDVEWNNGTTFYFDSATCRTQQVPVGVLPPGWLADGGAVYLGRETTGGIDCHVWGKADFIVYYEDALTGRPVHWNFLDVTGLQQFVMSFEVGVVLEDDDQWQAPAHCFLDETANRTNEDDDHLDEWQAARLFRKFAGAAAAY